A genome region from Camelina sativa cultivar DH55 chromosome 10, Cs, whole genome shotgun sequence includes the following:
- the LOC104716701 gene encoding extra-large guanine nucleotide-binding protein 2, with translation MVLRKLLPLTSTSPKRGNNQESEDDDETSSNYRIDYSFASEYKGPLIANLPRALPVEVDEIPTAQPVSFSSLSSGISYPVAQPLVRTTNRVTKKPSQPVTEKKKKNGFVDSPGASSVVLIGSDVVSGSSSSSSSPKGLDVSEVAKDSVDLPLSPSSPLSASVRGEDTLDDGRASDVGSDCSIGEEADGERANHVRFVEPFQRSECGESSYLSDGQSIAATPKAERKGKRGSCYRCALGNRFTEKEVCIVCDAKYCYNCVRRAMGAMPEGRKCQTCIGIRIDESKRKSLGKCSRMLKRLLTDSELRDVMHAETSCKANQLPSRLITVNDKPLSEDELFTLKSCPHPPKKLKPGDYWYDKVSGYWGKVGEKPCQIISPNKNIGGSNIKKNASHGDTGICINGREITKSELMMLKMVNVQCEGNPHFWVDSDGTYQEEGQKRSIGNIWNKKRARLACALFSLPVPPASSAVEPCDMPMYEQKMLNKLLLIGNEKCGATTIYKQARSLYDIPFSVDDRERVKFIIQTNLYTYLAMVLEAHERFEKEMSSDQPSDQTGNMGDETSPKTVSSINPRLKHFSDWLLKEKEDGNLKIFPPSSRENAQTVADLWRVPAIQATYKRLRDTLPRNAVYFLERILEISRSEYDPSDMDILQAEGLSSMEGLPCVDFSFPSTSQEENLESDYQHDPDMKYQLIRLSPRSLGENWKLLDMFEDADLVIFCVSLTDYGEYIEDGDGNVVNKMIANKQLFESMVTHPTLSKKRFLLVLTKFDLLEEKIEEVPLRTCEWFEDFNPLISQNQTSRHNPPMAQRAFHYIGYEFKRLYDSLLEPYSMRGRSFRPKLFVSQVSLESDSVDNALRYAREILKWHVEETSMFQEMSTTSIEASSSS, from the exons ATGGTTTTAAGAAAGTTATTGCCTTTAACATCAACGAGTCCTAAAAGGGGTAATAATCAGGaaagtgaagatgatgatgaaactagTAGTAATTATAGAATTGATTATTCATTCGCCTCTGAGTATAAAGGCCCTCTTATTGCTAATTTGCCACGAGCTCTTCCCGTTGAAGTTGATGAGATCCCCACGGCTCAACCTGTTTCGTTTTCTTCCTTGTCGAGTGGTATCTCTTACCCAGTGGCTCAACCTCTCGTTAGGACTACTAATAGGGTTACCAAGAAACCTTCTCAACCTGtaactgagaagaagaagaagaatggtttTGTTGATTCTCCAGGTGCTTCTAGTGTGGTTTTGATTGGGAGTGATGTTGTTTCTGGctcgtcatcatcttcatcatcaccaaagGGATTGGATGTATCAGAAGTAGCGAAAGATTCAGTTGATTTACCgttatcaccatcatcaccattgTCTGCATCAGTGAGAGGGGAGGATACATTAGATGATGGAAGAGCTTCGGATGTGGGATCAGATTGTTCCATTGGAGAGGAGGCCGATGGAGAACGTGCAAATCATGTGAGATTCGTTGAACCATTTCAGAGAAGTGAATGTGGTGAAAGCTCTTACCTTTCTGATGGACAAAGTATAGCTGCAACGCCTAAAGCTGAAAGGAAAGGTAAAAGAGGATCTTGTTACCGATGCGCGCTAGGCAACCGGTTTACTGAGAAGGAAGTCTGTATCGTCTGCGATGCCAAATACTGTTATAACTGTGTGCGCAGAGCCATGGGTGCAATGCCTGAAGGAAGGAAGTGTCAAACTTGCATTGGTATTAGGATCGATGAGTCGAAGAGAAAAAGTCTCGGAAAGTGTTCAAGAATGCTCAAGCGTCTTCTCACGGATTCTGAACTTCGAGATGTCATGCATGCTGAGACCTCCTGCAAGGCGAATCAGTTGCCTTCGCGGCTTATCACTGTCAATGACAAGCCTTTAAGTGAAGATGAGCTTTTCACGTTGAAGTCATGTCCACATCCACCCAAGAAGCTAAAACCGGGAGACTATTGGTATGATAAGGTTTCTGGCTACTGGGGAAAG GTAGGAGAGAAACCTTGTCAGATTATAAGTCCTAACAAGAACATCGGAGGTAGTAACATCAAGAAGAACGCAAGCCATGGCGACACTGGAATTTGTATTAATGGCCGGGAAATAACCAAGTCAGAACTCATGATGCTCAAG ATGGTGAATGTTCAATGTGAAGGAAACCCTCATTTTTGGGTCGATTCAGATGGTACGTACCAGGAAGAAGGTCAAAAACGTTCCATTGGGAACATCTGGAATAAG AAAAGAGCAAGACTGGCTTGTGCTCTGTTCTCTCTGCCAGTTCCTCCGGCTTCATCTGCAGTAGAACCATGTGATATGCCCATGTATGAGCAGAAAATGCTTAACAAGCTTCTTCTGATTGGTAATGAGAAATGTGGCGCCACTACAATATATAAACAA GCAAGGTCTCTCTATGACATCCCATTCTCTGTAGACGACCGTGAAAGAGTCAAattcataatccaaacaaaTCTCTATACCTATCTGGCAATGGTTCTTGAGGCACATGAAAGGTTTGAAAAAGAGATGAGTAGTGACCAGCCTTCAGATCAAACAG GCAATATGGGAGATGAGACAAGTCCTAAAACAGTTAGCTCGATCAACCCGAGACTAAAACATTTTTCAGATTGGCTtctaaaagaaaaggaagacgGAAACCTGAAGATATTTCCACCATCAAGCCGCGAGAATGCACAAACCGTTGCAGATCTCTGGAGAGTACCGGCTATTCAAGCCACCTACAAAAGGCTTCGCGATACACTTCCCAGAAACGCCGTTTATTTTCTTGAACGA ATTCTTGAGATCTCGAGATCAGAATACGATCCTTCTGATATGGACATATTGCAAGCGGAAGGACTATCCTCCATGGAAGGACTTCCTTGTGTGGACTTCTCATTCCCATCAACTTCTCAGGAAGAGAATCTTGAGAGCGATTATCAACACGATCCAGACATGAA GTACCAACTCATCCGGTTAAGTCCGAGAAGCCTTGGTGAAAACTGGAAATTGCTGGACATGTTTGAAGACGCTGACTTGGTAATATTCTGTGTCTCACTAACAGATTATGGAGAATACATAGAAGACGGTGACGGGAATGTTGTGAACAAGATGATTGCAAACAAACAGCTTTTTGAGAGCATGGTGACTCACCCGACCCTGTCTAAGAAAAGGTTCCTTTTGGTTCTAACCAAATTTGATCTCCTAGAAGAAAAAATCGAGGAGGTTCCTCTAAGAACCTGTGAGTGGTTCGAAGACTTCAACCCGTTGATAAGCCAGAACCAGACGAGCAGGCACAACCCTCCAATGGCTCAGCGTGCTTTCCATTACATTGGTTATGAGTTCAAGAGACTGTATGACTCACTCTTGGAACCGTATTCGATGCGTGGAAGGAGCTTTAGGCCAAAGCTGTTTGTTTCCCAAGTGAGCTTGGAGAGTGATAGTGTGGACAATGCACTGAGATATGCGAGAGAGATTCTCAAGTGGCATGTTGAAGAAACTTCCATGTTCCAAGAGATGTCTACTACTAGCATCGAGGCCAGCTCGTcctcttga